A stretch of Manis javanica isolate MJ-LG chromosome 1, MJ_LKY, whole genome shotgun sequence DNA encodes these proteins:
- the MSH6 gene encoding DNA mismatch repair protein Msh6 isoform X2, which yields MVTGNGSLKKKSSKKEMSLATKRATGISSETKSTLSAFSASQNSDSQALISGGCDDSSRPTIWYHETLEWLKEEKRRDVHRRRPDHPDFDASTLHVPEDFLNSCTPGMRKWWQIKSQNFDLVIFYKVGKFYELYHMDALVGVSELGLVFMKGNWAHSGFPEIGFGRYSDSLVQKGYKVARVEQTETPEMMEARCRKMAHISKYDRVVRREICRVITKGTQTYSVLEGDPSENYSKYLLSLKEKEEDCSGHTRVYGVCFVDTSLGKFFIGQFSDDRHCSRFRTLVAHYPPVQVLFEKGSLSAETKMVLKGSLSSSLQEGLIPGSQFWDAVKTLRTLLEEGYFTEKLNEKNGVMLPQVLRGMTSESDSLGLTPGEKSELALSALGGCVFYLKKCLIDQELLSMANFEEYSPLDSGMVSGTRPGAVFAKANQRMVLDAVTLNNLEIFLNGTNGSTEGTLLEKIDTCHTPFGKRLLKQWLCAPLCNPYAINDRLDAIEDLMLVPDKISEVVDLLKKLPDLERLLSKIHNVGSPLKSQNHPDSRAIMYEETTYSKKKIIDFLSALEGFKAVCTIIEIMEEVVDDFKSKILKQVITLKTKNPEGRFPDLTVELNRWDTAFDHEKARKTGLITPKAGFDVDYDQALADIRENEQSLLEYLEKQRSRIGCRTIVYWGIGRNRYQLEIPENFITRNLPEEYELKSTKKGCKRYWTKTIEKKLANLINAEERRDVSLKDCMRRLFYNFDKNYKDWQSAVECIAVLDVLLCLADYSRGGDGPMCRPVILFPEDTPPFLDLKGSRHPCITKTFFGDDFIPNDILIGCEEEEEENGKAYCVLVTGPNMGGKSTLMRQAGLLAVMAQMGCYVPAEVCRLTPIDRVFTRLGASDRIMSGESTFFVELSETASILRHATVHSLVLVDELGRGTATFDGTAIANAVVKELAENIKCRTLFSTHYHSLVEDYSQNVAVRLGHMACMVENECEDPSQEMITFLYKFIKGACPKSYGFNAARLANLPEEVIQKGHRKAREFETMTQSLRLFREVCLASEKSTVDAEAIHKLLTLIKQL from the exons ATGGTGACTGGAAATGgctccctgaaaaagaaaagttcaaagaAGGAAATGTCCTTAGCCACCAAACGAGCAACTGGCATTTCATCAGAAACCAAGAGTACTTTGAGTGCTTTTTCTGCCTCTCAAAATTCTGACTCCCAAGCCCTCATTAGTGGAGGATGTGATGACAGTAGTCGCCCCACTATCTGGTATCACGAAACTTTAGAATGgcttaaagaggaaaagagaagagatgTGCACAGGAGGCGTCCTGATCACCCTGATTTTGATGCATCTACACTCCACGTGCCTGAGGATTTCCTTAATTCCTGTACTCCTGGCATGAGAAAGTGGTGGCAAATTAAATCTCAAAACTTTGATCTTGTTATATTTTATAAGGTGGGGAAATTTTATGAGCTGTATCACATGGATGCTCTTGTTGGAGTCAGTGAATTAGGGCTGGTATTCATGAAAGGCAACTGGGCTCATTCTGGTTTCCCTGAAATTGGATTTGGCCGATACTCAGATTCCCTGGTCCAGAAAGGCTATAAAGTAGCACGAGTGGAACAGACTGAGACCCCGGAAATGATGGAGGCACGATGCCGAAAGATGGCACACATATCTAAGTATGATAGAGTAGTGAGGAGGGAAATCTGTAGGGTCATAACGAAGGGCACGCAGACCTACAGTGTGCTGGAAGGTGACCCCTCTGAGAACTACAGCAAATATCTTCTTAGCCtcaaggaaaaggaggaagattGTTCTGGCCACACTCGAGTGTATGGTGTGTGCTTTGTTGATACTTCACTGGGCAAATTTTTCATAGGTCAGTTTTCAGATGACCGCCATTGTTCCAGGTTTAGGACTCTAGTGGCACATTATCCTCCAGTGCAAGTCTTGTTTGAGAAAGGCAGTCTCTCAGCAGAAACGAAGATGGTTCTGAAGGGCTCATTATCCTCTTCTCTTCAGGAAGGCCTGATACCAGGCTCCCAGTTTTGGGATGCAGTCAAAACTTTGAGAACTCTCCTTGAAGAAGGgtattttacagaaaagttaaatgagaaaaatggggTGATGTTGCCCCAAGTGCTTAGAGGCATGACATCAGAGTCTGATTCTCTTGGGTTGACACCAGGAGAGAAAAGTGAATTGGCCCTCTCTGCTCTAGGTGGTTGTGTCTTCTACCTCAAAAAATGCCTTATTGATCAAGAGCTTTTATCAATGGCTAATTTTGAAGAATATAGTCCCTTGGATTCTGGCATGGTCAGTGGTACAAGACCTGGTGCTGTTTTTGCTAAAGCCAATCAACGAATGGTGCTAGATGCTGTAACACTGAACAACTTGGAGATTTTTCTGAATGGCACGAATGGTTCTACCGAAGGAACTCTGCTAGAGAAGATTGATACTTGCCATACTCCTTTTGGTAAGCGGCTCCTAAAGCAATGGCTTTGTGCCCCACTCTGTAACCCTTATGCTATCAATGATCGTCTGGATGCCATAGAAGACCTCATGCTTGTGCCTGACAAAATCTCTGAGGTTGTAGACCTTCTAAAAAAGCTTCCAGACCTTGAGAGGCTACTAAGTAAAATTCATAATGTTGGGTCTCCCCTCaagagccagaaccacccagatAGCAGGGCTATAATGTATGAAGAAACGACATACAGCAAAAAAAAGataattgattttctttctgctctaGAAGGATTCAAAGCAGTATGTACAATTATAGAGATTATGGAAGAAGTTGTTGATGACTTTAAGTCTAAAATACTTAAGCAGGTTATTACTCTGAAGACAAAAAATCCTGAAGGCCGGTTCCCTGATTTGACTGTAGAATTGAACCGATGGGATACAGCCTTTGATCATGAAAAGGCTCGAAAGACTGGACTCATTACTCCCAAAGCAGGATTTGATGTGGATTATGACCAGGCTCTTGCTGAcataagagaaaatgaacagagcctcctggaatacttggagaaacaGCGCAGTCGAATTGGCTGTAGGACCATAGTCTATTGGGGGATCGGTAGGAACCGTTACCAGTTGGAAATTCCAGAGAATTTCATCACCCGTAATTTGCCAGAAGAATATGAGTTGAAATCCACCAAGAAGGGCTGTAAACGATACTGGACCAAAACTATTGAGAAGAAGTTGGCAAATCTGATAAATGCTGAAGAACGGAGAGATGTGTCATTGAAGGACTGTATGCGGCGACTATTCTATAACTTTGATAAAAATTACAAGGACTGGCAGTCTGCTGTAGAGTGCATCGCAGTGTTAG ATGTCTTATTGTGCCTGGCTGACTACAGTCGAGGGGGTGATGGCCCTATGTGTCGCCCAGTAATTCTCTTTCCAGAAGACACTCCCCCCTTCTTAGACCTTAAAGGATCACGCCATCCCTGCATTACAAAGACTTTTTTTGGAGATGACTTTATTCCTAATGACATTTTAATAGGctgtgaggaagaggaggaggaaaatggcAAAGCTTATTGTGTGCTTGTTACTGGACCAAACATGGGTGGCAAATCTACACTCATGAGACAG GCTGGCCTATTAGCTGTAATGGCCCAGATGGGTTGTTATGTACCTGCTGAAGTATGTAGGCTCACACCAATTGATAGAGTGTTTACTAGACTTGGTGCTTCAGACAGAATAATGTCAG GTGAAAGCACATTTTTTGTTGAATTGAGTGAAACTGCCAGTATACTTAGACATGCAACAGTACATTCCCTGGTGCTTGTGGATGAATTAG GAAGAGGTACTGCAACATTTGATGGGACAGCAATAGCAAATGCAGTTGTTAAGGAACTTGCTGAGAATATAAAGTGTCGTACACTGTTTTCTACCCACTACCATTCATTAGTTGAAGATTATTCTCAAAATGTTGCAGTGCGCCTAGGACACATG gcatGCATGGTAGAAAACGAATGTGAAGATCCCAGCCAGGAGATGATTACCTTCCTCTATAAATTCATTAAGGGAGCTTGTCCTAAAAGCTATGGCTTTAACGCAGCAAGGCTTGCTAATCTTCCAGAGGAGGTTATTCAGAAGGGGCATAGAAAAGCAAGAGAATTCGAGACGATGACTCAGTCACTGCGATTGTTTCG ggAAGTTTGCCTGGCTAGTGAAAAGTCGACTGTAGATGCTGAAGCTATCCATAAGTTGCTGACTTTGATTAAGCAATTATAG